The DNA window CGTGGACGATCGTTTACGACAGGTTAAAGAATCGGATCGCTTGCTTTGCCAGATCGACAAGCGGCGTGAAATACACGCCAAGTACGATCGTTGGTACGAGGAACACGAAAATGTATGCCTGCGAATACCATGAGAATCGGATCGTGCCATCGGCCTGCACATCGGCGGCATCGGTCAACGGCGCGGTCTGCTCGTCAGCCTGCTTGATGAACATCGCCTGCATGACGCGGACATAATAATAGAGCGACACCACCGAGTTCAGCGCCATCACGATCGCAAGCCAGAGCCACTGGGGCTGCTTTAAGATCGCAAGGAAAATATAGAACTTGCCGATGAAGCCTACCGTAAGCGGTATGCCGGTAAGCGAGACTAAGAACAACGAGAATGTGACGGCAAGCATTGGCGACTTTTTCGCAAAGCCCTTATAGTCTTCAACCTCTTCCGAACCGATCTTGTTGGCGATCAGCATCACGACATAGAACCCGCCGAGGTTCATGAAGAGATAAGCGATCAGATACATGATGATCGACACCACGCCTGCATCCGACGCGCCCGGTGAAAGACCGATCACTTTCTGGCCGGCGCCGATCGTCACCAGACCGACAAGCATATACCCGGCATGCGCAATCGTCGAATACGCGAGCATACGTTTCACGTTCGATTGTCGCAATGCCGAGAAATTCCCCAGCGACATCGTCAGTGCTGCAATGACAGCGATTGCAAGCGGCCAATTGATCCATGGCTGCAACGTCTGACCATTTGCCGGCATCGCGAAGATCAGGAACCGCATGAGCATCGCAAATCCGCCGGCCTTCGACGCGACCGAGAGCAATGCAGTGACCGGGATCGGAGCTCCTTCGTACACGTCCGGTGTCCAGAAATGGAACGGGGCTGCGCTCACCTTGTACCCCATGCCGACAAGCGACAGAAGCACGGCACTCCAAAGTGCAGTGGTATTCACCGAGCCCATCACGAATTGTCCTTCAAGAATCTGTCGGATCGCAGTAATGTTCGTCGTACCGGTCAGTCCGTACAGGATAGAAAATCCGTAGATCATCAGCCCGGAACTGAATGCTCCGAAGAGCACATATTTCATCGACGCTTCGGTGCTCTTGGCATTGTCCTTCATGAAGCCTGCCATGATGTAGCTCGAAATGGAGACCAGTTCGAGTGACACATACATCATTACCAGATCCATCGACTCGGCCATCAGGAACATGCCGAGCGTCATGGCGAGCAAGAGTGAGTAGAACTCGCCGTTACGTCGGCCGCGCTCTTCGATCTCGCGAGACATCAACGACATACCGATCACGAGCATACCGGAAAGCGAAATGATCAGCTTGAAAAGCACCGCGAAGTTATCGACAACCGCCATCGAATAGAAGACATCCATTGTCTTCGTCATCGAATTCGCCATCGGCGGGAAGAGCGTCATCGTGTACGGGAAGATGCCTGTGCCACCTTGCCACGATTGATTGGGTGTCCACCACGTCATCTGCGTCAGCGACTCGACGAACGCCGCCGCAAGCACCAGTAGTGCGAACGACCCGACAAGTTTCTTGCCGGCCTTGTCTTTGATGAACAGATCGAGAATGATGGCGAGCAGGAACCCACCGGTCACGATCGTCTCCGGCACGAACTTCGTCATGCTCTCAGCGACGAACTGACCGACGCTTCCGGCGCCCAGTGCGACTGTCTCAAGTAATGATACGTGCATACACTTCGCGTTGAACTCACAAGTCCGCCTCAGACGGCGGACTCATGCAGAAAAAATTACTTCAGGATCGAGGCGGCCTGTGCGGCGTGCGGCGCGGCTTTGTGGACGAAGTCCGCAAGCTGGTTCACACTCGTCATCATCAGGTTCAGGATCGGCGCCGGGTAAATACCCAGGAAGATCACGATCACTGCAAGCGGCACGAGCGCGACAAGCTCGCGGCCGTCGATATCGACGAGACCGTTCCAACGCTCCGGCAGCGTGCCGAGGAACATGCGCTGGAGTGCCCAGAGCATATATGCGGCCGTGAGAATGATACCGAGCGTCGAGAGAATCGTCCAGAACTGGAAGGCCTGGAACGAGCCCAAGAAGACGAACGCCTCGCTAATGAAGCCCGAGAAGCCCGGCAGACCGAGTGACGCGAAGTAGCAGATCACGACGAGCGCGAAGTACTTCGGCATCTTGTTTGCCAAACCGCCGAACTCATTGAGTCCGCGCGTATGAGCCTGATCGTAGAGCACACCAACGCTCAAGAAGAGCATTGCCGTGATCGTCCCGTGATTGAACATCTGGAAAATTGCACCGGCCATGCCCTGCGAATTCAGCGATGCCATGCCAAGGAGCACATAGCCCATGTGGCTGACCGACGAATAGGCGATAAGCTTCTTCAAATCCTTCTGAGCCATGGCACAGAATGCACCATAGACGATATTGATGAAGCCGAAGATCACGAGATACTGACTCGTCGCAACGGCGATCTCGGGGAAGATACCGTAGCAAATACGAAGGATACCATACGTACCCATCTTGAGCAATACGCCTGCAAGAATCACCGAGATAGCAGTCGGTGCTTCGACGTGTGCATCCGGCAACCAGGTATGGAATGGGAACATCGGGATCTTGATGGCGAAGCCGAGGAAGAGTCCGAGATAACCGATGTAGCGCCAGGTCGTCATCGAACCCGCAAAGATCGAGCCGGCCATGTGGTTCGCCGGGTTCATCATGTCGAGCAGGTTGAACGTGTGGTACGGCGTACCGCCCATGTTTACGACCGTCGTCATGTTCAGCCCGATCATGACCAGAAGCATGAAGATCGAACCGAAGAGCGTATAGATGAAGAACTTGATCGCTGCATACTCGCGGCGTGGTCCGCCCCAGATACCGATGAGGAAATACATCGGCAACAGCATCAACTCCCAGAAGATATAGAAGAGGAAGAAGTCGAGCGAGACGAAAACGCCCATCATTCCTGTCACGAGCAAGAGATACATCATGAAGTATCCCTTCTCGTTCTTATGGATCGAGAAACTGGCGATCGCGCCAACGAAGGCGACGAGCGCCGTCAGCAGCACCATCAGGACCGAGAGTCCGTCGATGCCCATCGCATAGTCAATGGCAATGTTGCCGAAGATCGGCAGGCCACCGAGGCGGATCCAGGAGAAGCGCTCCGTAAACTGGAACTGCTTCGGATCGTTGATTCCGGCGATCGAACCGTTAAAGTTCATCCACAAGATGATGGCAAAGATGATCTGCAATGCCGTCACCGCGACGGTGACGCCTCTGAGCATCTTCACATTCGTCTTCGGCAAGAAGGCGATGACGATCATTCCGAGCACCGGAAGGAACGTCAGGATCGATAGGATCGGAAAGTTAAATGGCATAATCGTTACTCAAAATACCTTCAATAAAAATTATTTAATCACCACGCGGCTCACGAGTATATCACCTTCGCCCGTCTGCAGACGCACGATATACACGCCGCTCGCAAGGCCCGCCACCGGCAGTTCCCAGCGGTTTGCACCGGCCGCGAAGACGCCCGCATCGTAAGATCCGACGGTCCGGCCGAGCATATCGCTGATCGAGATTGCGACGCGGCTCTCGCCCGCGAGGTTGAAATACGCCATTGCCACCGTCGAGGCGGGGTTTGGCGACACCCGAAGATCGCTCGTGCGGTTGCCACTCACGGTCGGCACGGCATCGACATACACATTGTCGCCGGTGATCGAGACCGTCAGGTGAAGCGTTGCCGAATAATCGCTCGACTGCACCTGAATATCCATCGGCAACTGCTTGCCGTTGTCGGTCGTATCGCGCACGAAAAGAAAATCGCCGGACTTGGTGCCGCCACTGGCGATCGTCCCGAGCGATACAGCGGTACTATGCACGGTATATCCGCTCTTCGGCAGTAAGGTAGCGGTAAAGTTCGCAGCGCCGCCGGTGTTCTTGAACGTCACCGACAGATCGTACTGCTTATTGATATAATCGAGCGAACCGTTCGTCTTGCCGTCGATACTGTACGAGTTGATCGACAGATTCGGCTTGGTCGTATCGACCCAAACATTGTCGCCAGTGATCTCGAGTGTCAAATACAGGGAGTCTTTATATTTCGCACCGTCGGTGACATAGAACACCATCGGAAGCTGCATGCCGTCGTCCGACGAATCGCGCGTAAACTTGAACACGCCGTTTGCCGTCGCATCGGTATTGAGCGCACCGAACGATGCCGAAGCCTGCTGTACGGTATAGCCGCCCTGCTGCACCAGCCTCACTGAAAGAGCATTGCCATTATTGCCGAGCAGATTACGGAAGGTGATCGAGAGCGCGTACTGCTTATTAAGATAATTCAATGTCCCGCTCGGCGTACCGTCCACACTGTATGACGAGATCACAAGTGCAGGAGTCTTTGCAGGGATCAGCGCATTTGCCGCATTCACTCGGCCCCAGTAGAGGTTACGATCGGTCGGCGACTTCAGCGCATCGACGGTCGAGACGATCTGGCTCTTTAAGATCTTCGGTGTCCAGTTCGGGTATCGCGATGCAAGCAATCCGGCAACACCGACAGTGTACGGACAGGAGAAGGACGTCCCGCCGGAGCTCCCATAGCTCGAATTCCCCGGAAACTCGGTCGACCAGATATTTGCACCCGGAGCATAGACATCCACACGATGGCCGTAGTTCGAAAAGCCAGTCACATGATCGTTCTCATCGGATGCGCCGACGGTCAGTACATTCGCATCGAGCGACGCGGGGATAAACGGAGTCGCGTCGATATTTGCACTGTTGTTGCCGGCCGCTGCAACGACAAGCGCGTTATGTGCGGTGGCATAATCGATGATCGAGTTCAAGAATGCAATATCGCTCGGCGTTGCGCCCGACGCATCGCCACCCCACGAACAATTAATGACCCGGGCCCCATGCATCGCAGCATACGTAATTCCTTCGTATCCGAAGCTGATATTGCCTGCATTCTTCCCGGTATCGGCAGTACACTTGATCGGCAAGTAGTGGCAATTGAACCCGACACCGGCAACGCCGAGTCCATTATCCGGTGTCGCGGCAAGACAGCCGGCGACGAACGTGCCATGTCCTTCATTCGGTCCGGGCATCGGGTCGTTGTCGCCTTTGTAGGTGCTGGTGTGGTCGGCACCCGACGAACTGCCTAGATCCCAGCCGTGCCAATTATCGACATACCCGTCACCATCGTCATCGACGCCGTTCGACCGCTTGTCTTTCCCTTTCGAATCCGTCCCCATCTCGCCCGGATTCGTCTGAAGGTTTGACATCAGATCCTCGTGAAGATAGTTCGTCCCTTCATCGAGCACGGCAAGCACCACCGATGACGAACCCTTCGTGGTGTTCCATGCCGTCGGCACGCTCATGAGGTTCAGGCCATACTGATCGCCGCTGGTGAAGTGCGGATCGTTCGGTTGATAGCACGGTTTGAAAATGAAGCGGCGGCTGACGAGCTCGACTTCCGGCAATGTCATCAGCATCGATTCGATCCGTTCTGCCGAGAGCCCTTCGTTGCTATACACGATATTGGCAATCGTTTTCACGAAGCCGTCCGACTGTCGCGGATCGTCGCCGTCGAGGCCGAGGAATGGTTGGATGTCACGCACACCGATTGTCTCGAACGCACGATCGAGATCGGCAAAACCCGTCGTCGTGCCCGCATGCAGATGCGAGGCCACGATCTTGCTCGACGGCTTGAATTTGATATAGAGAAAATTCTGCTGGAAGACGGCACCGCCCTTGGTGAAGCTCTGCGGCTGTTGGGCGAACGCCACCGTACCGAGCGCCGCCAGCAGCAATGCAATAGAATATGTTCTGATCGAGTGCGTCACGTAGGGTGGTCTCCTCTGGTTACATCAACTTGAAACCGTACGACAACAACAGGAACACGGCGACGACACCGGCGAGCGTCCAGGCCAGATACGTCTGGATGCGTCCCGTCTGGAACGAGCGGAATGCCATGCCGATCACCTGCGAAATTCCGGCGACAAGGTTGACCAGTCCGTCAACGATATACTTATCGATCCAACCGCTGATCATCGATACCGCAACCGTCAGTTTACCGACGCCGTTGACCATGCCGTCGACGATATTCGTATCGAACCATGCGCAAGAGCGCGAGATCAGCATAAACGAACCGACGAAGACAAAATCATAGAGCTCGTCGATGTACCACTTGTTCAAGCTGAAGTTGTAAAGTGGCTTCAAGGCCGAGGCAAGCTTATCGACGAGCGTCGTATTCTTCAGATATAAGAACCACGCAAGCGCAATACCGCTCAGCGCAACGACGATCGAGATGATCATGCCCATACCGGCGACTTCGTGCGTCTTATGCTCGAGCGCTTCCTGATGCGGAGCGAGTTCGATCGCTTCCTGCTTCAGTGCTGAGTGCTCAGTGCTGAGTGCTGAGTGCTCGGCAGCAGCGGGACCTTCCACATGTGCAAATTTCGGCGCAGTATTCGCCGGGACGATCTGAGCAGGCGTTGCTGCCCACTTCTTCATAAACCAGCCGTTCGCCGGATCGATCGGGTTTGCACCGTACCAAATCCAGATCGAGAGCGTCGCAAGAATCATCAACGGTACGGTCATTACCTTCGGCGATTCATGGACGTGCTCGAAAATCTCGGGCTTGCGTGGCTTGCCGAAGAACGTCATGAAGACCTGACGCCACATGTAAAAGGCCGTCATCATCGCAACACCAAACCCGAAGATCGGCAGGATACCTGCGATGCCGCCTTGTAACGCGGAGTAGGCCGTTGTACCGGCAAGAATTTCATCTTTCGACATGAAGCCGCTCATGAGCGGAATACCGCTGATTGCGAGCGTCGCAACGATAAATGTCGTCGCAGTGATCGGCATCTTCTTGTAGAGGCCGCCCATGTTGCGCATATCCTGCGGATCGGTGTGATGATCGTGCAAGTGATGCAGCGAATGGTGCATCGCATGGATCACCGAACCCGAACCGAGGAAGAGACACGCTTTGAACATTGCGTGCGTCACGAGGTGGAAAAATCCTGCGCTGAAGGCGCCCACACCAAGCGCCATGATCATGTACCCAAGCTGTGACACCGTCGAGTATGCAAGTACTTTCTTGATGTCGTTCTGTGTCAGAGCGATCGAAGCGGCGAGGAAGCTCGTGAAGCCGCCGATCATTGCAACGACGAGCATCGCGTCGCCGGTCAGGATCGGGAAGATGCGGCACGTCAGATACACACCGGCTGCAACCATCGTTGCAGCGTGGATCAGTGCGGACACTGGCGTCGGGCCTTCCATTGCATCGGGAAGCCACACATGCAACGGGAATTGTGCGCTCTTGCCGACCGCACCGCAAAAGATCAATACGCCGGCAACCGTGAGCGTTGTCTCGGGGCTCAAGCCCAAGAGACTGAAATTCGCCGGAAGCCCGGCATGAATCGCGGCAAAGATCTTCGAGAAATCGAATGTGTGGAACGTCGTGAACATCAACATCAACCCTGTCCACATGCCGACGTCGCCGACACGATTGACGATGAATGCTTTCTTCGACGCCTGCTGTGGGCCTGGCTTCTCATACCAGTGCGAGATCAGCGCATAACTCGAAAATCCGACAAGCTCCCAGAAGATATAGAGCGAGAGTAAATTATTGCCGAGGACGATACCGAGCATCGAGAAGGTAAAGATGCCGAGATAGGCGAAGTACCGCGAGTAGCGGATATCGTCGTGCATGTACTCGCTGGAAAACAGATGCACCAGGAACGAGATCAAGGTCACGACCACAAGCATGATCGCCGTCAGGTTGTCGATCATGACGCCGGTCGTCAGGTCCCACTGTCCGACGCCGGGGACGTTGCCGAAGCTGATCCAGTTGGTCGTCCAGTTGATCGTTTCTGCCGATCCGGTGAGCTTATTGACGCAGATATAGATCGCCAGCGCCAGTGCAGTGCCGAGGATCGGCAAGCCCACCATGTGCGCCTTGTGCATCAATCGTTTCTGATTGAAGATAATGATCAGGAACGACAGCAGCGGCAGTCCCAGAATTACCAGCGATAATGCTATCAGTTGGTGCATAATACTCAGTAGCTCAGTATATAGTGGAACCGGCGTTGAGCCGGTTCGCTCCGGCAAGAAGCCGGAGCCACTTCCTTAGTCCCGCAACGAATCTGCGTCGGCAGGATTGACGGTCTTGAAATTTTTGAATACGTTCAGTACGATCGCCAGCGCGACTGCTGCTTCGGCAGCGGCGACGACGATCACAAAGATCGAGGCCATCTGGCCGCCGATATTGATGCCACCGAACCGGCTAAAGCCGATGAAGTTCAGATTAGCGGCATTCAAGATCAGCTCGGCACCCATAAGGATGGCGATGACATTCCGGCGCGAGAGCATCGTAAAGACGCCCAGCACGAAGAGTGCGGCGCTGGCGAACAAGTAGTGATTGAGTCCGATGGTCATACGAGATTGTTCGCTTAGTTGTTGGCGGTTAACGCATCGCTCAGGGCTTCTTCCTTCGGTGTCGGCTCTTTGCGCGCGATCATTGCTGCCCCAATTAGTGCGACAAGCAATACGACCGACACGATCTCGAACGGCAGCAGATAATCGTTGAGCATCAACTTGCCGATCTCGGTTGCCGTACCGCTCGAGCCTTCGCCCTTCTTCATTTCTTCCGGCGTACCGTACTTGACGTTCAGGATGCGCTCGTTCGCATCTTTATTCCACGGGCTCGACGCCCAAGGCTGGCTCTTGTAGGTCGGGAAGGTAGAAACGGTCTGCGACTTACCGTCTGGCGTCTTGATCGTCTTCGTCGCATCGCTGCCGAAATATGCCATGCAGAGAATAGCGAATAGGCCGAGCGACAATAGCCCCGCCGCCCATCGCGATCCCGAACTCATCGTGATGTTCGCGCTCGCGATGCGGTTGGTGAGCATGACGCCGAAGATCAAGAGGATCAGGATGCCGCCGACATACACCATCAACTGCGTGATGGCCAGGAAGTCGGCATTTGCCATGACGTACAGCCCTGCAACCCCGAAGAATGTAAAGAGCAGCGCGAACGCCGCATACACGATATTCTTCGAGAATGCCGTGACGAAGGCACCACCAAGGGTGACCACGAGAAATATATAGAAGATCAGATCGAACATGTACGTTTCTTCCGAATGTACTGTATAACTTTGGCGGTGCTACCGTCGGACGAATCGGATCGGACCGGCGGCGCAACACAACTCACACTTTACTCAGCTCTTCGCCTGGAACGGGGGCGGCTTCACTCCGCCCGGCTTCGCAGCGAATGGCGGTGGCTTGACCCCACCGGCGGCTGCAGGCGGCGGCGTTACCGGTGCTGCAGCCGGAGCGGCTGCGGCGGCCTTTGCCTTTTCTTCGGCCTGCTTTGCGCGTTCGGCGGCCAGACGCTCTTCGTCCTTCTTGGCAGCCTCCGTGCGCTTGGCAGCCTCATCCGCGTTCATCGTCGCGTAATTATAGATCAGATTCACGCGATCGAATTCGCTAAACTCATAGACATCCGTCATGCGGATGCATTCGGTCGGGCATGGGAACGTGCACAGACCGCAATAGCAGCATTTCGCAATATCGATATCGAACCGCGTTACCCAGAGCGACTTCTTCTTGCCCTGCGATGTCGTACCGAGTTGGTCGCCGGGGACGCCCTTAGCCGTATCGATAGTGATACAATTCACCGGGCACGCACGCGCACACTGGTCGCAGCCGATGCAATCGTCCATATTGACATAGAGACGGTTGCGGGCACGCTCCGGCATGATGTAGCGGTCCTCGGGGTTCGGATATTGACGCGTGACCTTCGGCTGAAGCAAATGCTTCATCACGATGCCCATTCCCTTGAGCGCCGTTCCGAGTCCGTCTTTGATATCGCTAAAGTATCCTGCCATGTTTTGAATTGACAATTGAGATCCGAGCGGCTCGGGCGACCCCGAACGTCTCTCGGACGTCATTCATCGATATACACATTCTCCTGCCACTCATTTGCTTCGGCATCCGGCACCAGCATCGCGCCGATGACCCCGATGATCTGGATCGAATGGCCGCCGATCGTCAGTACCTGGGCGATGTTGCCCGGGACGACAGCCTGAAGCCACCGTGCAATGTAGCCGACCGACGCAAGCCAGCCGGTCGCTGCGGCAAGCGTCCCGAATAAGAAGATCGCTCCGAACGCAAGCCGTTTCTCCACATCGCTCCTTAGTGCACCAGCCAGGTCACGAGCGTTCCGATGACGAGCACCGTCGCCATGCCGAACGGGATCATGACCTTCCAGCAGATATTCATCAGTTGGTCGACGCGCAAGCGCGGCAGTGTCCAACGGATCCAGATCTGAATGAGCACAAAAAAGATCGCTTTCCCGACGAACCAGAACAGGCCCATCACCGGCCCACCGAGCACATCGCCGAACGGCGAATTCCACCCGCCGAGAAACAACACCGAGGCGATCGCGCTGACGACGAACATATTCGCATATTCCGCCAGGAAGAACAGCGCGAACTTCATAGCCGAATACTCCGTGTGATACCCGGCGACGAGTTCGGATTCTGCTTCGGGAATATCGAACGGCACACGGTTCGTTTCCGCGAGCGATGCGACGATATAAATCACAAAGGCGACAAGCATGAACGGCGTCAGCAACCAGGAGTAGCCGCCGCCAAACCCGGCCAAATGCTTCGGACCGCCGAAGAGAAACCAGTTTTGAATACCGCCTTCCTGCAACTTCGAGATGGTCTGCATATCCATCGAACCGGCAACCATCACGACACAAAGGATGGCAAGCCCGGTCGGAATTTCGTAGCTGACGATCTGTGCGACCGAACGCATCGAGCCGAAGAGCGAATACTTATTGTTCGATCCCCATCCTGCCATCAAGAGACCAACGACCACGAGGCCGCTCGCCGCGACGATATAGAAAATACCGAGATTGATTCGGGCGCCGATATATGCAGCCGAGAACGGCAGCGCAGCAAAGCCGAGATAGCTCCCGATAAAGACGATAAACGGCGACATATTGAAGAGCTTCTTATCGGCATCCTTCGGCGAAATATCTTCCTTTTGCAGAAGTTTCAGGATGTCGGCGATCGGCTGCAGCAAACCCATCGGCCCGGTGCGCATCGGTCCGAGTCGGTCCTGCAAGAATGCGGAAAGTTTCATTTCCGCATAGATCGCGAAGAGTGCATAGAGCAAGATCACCACAAGCGGCATCGCCGAATACACGACGACCGCAAGGATGTCGGAAAGGTCTCCCTTCCCGAGCAAGCTTACCAACAGATCTCGAAGTCCGTCAAACATGTACTGTTTGCTTTGTCAGTTACTACTCAACGATTATCACTGCGAGCGAAGCGAAGCAATCTATGATCTCGAAGCGGGCGATGCACCCGAACATTCCAGATTGCTTCGTCGGGCTAAAGCCCTCCTCGCAATATCATTAATATTTACCGATCCACTTCTCCGAGCACGATATCGATCGAGCCGAGGATGATGATCAAGTCCGCCATCAGGTAGCCGCGCGAGATGATCGGCAGCAACGCTAAGTTCGTGAAGGCTGGCGAGCGAACTTTGACACGCCACGGATTCACGTTGTCTTTCGACACAATGTAATACCCAAGCTCTCCGCGCGGATTCTCGGTACGCGAGTAGATCTCGCCGACCGGCGGCTTGATGCGCTTCGGGATCGCCTTCTGGACGTCCGTCTTGTCATTCTGCGGGAATTGCTCGAGGATCTGCTCGATGATATTGAGCGACTGTTCCCACTCGAGCATTCTGACCCAGTGACGATCGAAGCAATCGCCGACTTGCCCGATCATTCCGGTGCCGACGGCGACCTCGAACTCAAAACGATCATATATGGAATATGGGTCGTCGCGGCGAAGGTCCCACTTCACGCCCGAACCGCGGAGCATCGGTCCGCTGGCGCCCATATTGATCGCGACGTCCGGCTTGAGGACGCCGACGTTCGCTGTGCGCTCGAGGAAGATCTTGTTGAACGTCAGCAGTTCGTTGACTTCCTTATGTGTGGCGCGATTCTTCTTGACGAATGCGCGCACCATGCCGAGCACATCGGGATGCAGATCGTGCGAAAGACCGCCGACCCAGATATAATTATAGAGCAAACGCGCACCGCAGGTCTTCTCGAACATCTCGAGGATATCCTCGCGGTCACGGAAGCAATAGAGGAAGGGAGTGAAGGCACCGACGTCGAGACCGAACGTGCCGACCGCGATCAAGTGCGACGCGATACGCTGCAGCTCCGCGAAGAGCACGCGGATATACTCGACCTTCTCGGGCACTTCGATACCCATCAAACGCTCGACTGC is part of the Bacteroidota bacterium genome and encodes:
- a CDS encoding NADH-quinone oxidoreductase subunit J, with protein sequence MFDLIFYIFLVVTLGGAFVTAFSKNIVYAAFALLFTFFGVAGLYVMANADFLAITQLMVYVGGILILLIFGVMLTNRIASANITMSSGSRWAAGLLSLGLFAILCMAYFGSDATKTIKTPDGKSQTVSTFPTYKSQPWASSPWNKDANERILNVKYGTPEEMKKGEGSSGTATEIGKLMLNDYLLPFEIVSVVLLVALIGAAMIARKEPTPKEEALSDALTANN
- the nuoK gene encoding NADH-quinone oxidoreductase subunit NuoK yields the protein MTIGLNHYLFASAALFVLGVFTMLSRRNVIAILMGAELILNAANLNFIGFSRFGGINIGGQMASIFVIVVAAAEAAVALAIVLNVFKNFKTVNPADADSLRD
- the nuoL gene encoding NADH-quinone oxidoreductase subunit L, which translates into the protein MHQLIALSLVILGLPLLSFLIIIFNQKRLMHKAHMVGLPILGTALALAIYICVNKLTGSAETINWTTNWISFGNVPGVGQWDLTTGVMIDNLTAIMLVVVTLISFLVHLFSSEYMHDDIRYSRYFAYLGIFTFSMLGIVLGNNLLSLYIFWELVGFSSYALISHWYEKPGPQQASKKAFIVNRVGDVGMWTGLMLMFTTFHTFDFSKIFAAIHAGLPANFSLLGLSPETTLTVAGVLIFCGAVGKSAQFPLHVWLPDAMEGPTPVSALIHAATMVAAGVYLTCRIFPILTGDAMLVVAMIGGFTSFLAASIALTQNDIKKVLAYSTVSQLGYMIMALGVGAFSAGFFHLVTHAMFKACLFLGSGSVIHAMHHSLHHLHDHHTDPQDMRNMGGLYKKMPITATTFIVATLAISGIPLMSGFMSKDEILAGTTAYSALQGGIAGILPIFGFGVAMMTAFYMWRQVFMTFFGKPRKPEIFEHVHESPKVMTVPLMILATLSIWIWYGANPIDPANGWFMKKWAATPAQIVPANTAPKFAHVEGPAAAEHSALSTEHSALKQEAIELAPHQEALEHKTHEVAGMGMIISIVVALSGIALAWFLYLKNTTLVDKLASALKPLYNFSLNKWYIDELYDFVFVGSFMLISRSCAWFDTNIVDGMVNGVGKLTVAVSMISGWIDKYIVDGLVNLVAGISQVIGMAFRSFQTGRIQTYLAWTLAGVVAVFLLLSYGFKLM
- a CDS encoding NADH-quinone oxidoreductase subunit I encodes the protein MAGYFSDIKDGLGTALKGMGIVMKHLLQPKVTRQYPNPEDRYIMPERARNRLYVNMDDCIGCDQCARACPVNCITIDTAKGVPGDQLGTTSQGKKKSLWVTRFDIDIAKCCYCGLCTFPCPTECIRMTDVYEFSEFDRVNLIYNYATMNADEAAKRTEAAKKDEERLAAERAKQAEEKAKAAAAAPAAAPVTPPPAAAGGVKPPPFAAKPGGVKPPPFQAKS
- a CDS encoding NADH-quinone oxidoreductase subunit M codes for the protein MLSILTFLPVLGMIVIAFLPKTNVKMLRGVTVAVTALQIIFAIILWMNFNGSIAGINDPKQFQFTERFSWIRLGGLPIFGNIAIDYAMGIDGLSVLMVLLTALVAFVGAIASFSIHKNEKGYFMMYLLLVTGMMGVFVSLDFFLFYIFWELMLLPMYFLIGIWGGPRREYAAIKFFIYTLFGSIFMLLVMIGLNMTTVVNMGGTPYHTFNLLDMMNPANHMAGSIFAGSMTTWRYIGYLGLFLGFAIKIPMFPFHTWLPDAHVEAPTAISVILAGVLLKMGTYGILRICYGIFPEIAVATSQYLVIFGFINIVYGAFCAMAQKDLKKLIAYSSVSHMGYVLLGMASLNSQGMAGAIFQMFNHGTITAMLFLSVGVLYDQAHTRGLNEFGGLANKMPKYFALVVICYFASLGLPGFSGFISEAFVFLGSFQAFQFWTILSTLGIILTAAYMLWALQRMFLGTLPERWNGLVDIDGRELVALVPLAVIVIFLGIYPAPILNLMMTSVNQLADFVHKAAPHAAQAASILK
- a CDS encoding NADH-quinone oxidoreductase subunit N produces the protein MHVSLLETVALGAGSVGQFVAESMTKFVPETIVTGGFLLAIILDLFIKDKAGKKLVGSFALLVLAAAFVESLTQMTWWTPNQSWQGGTGIFPYTMTLFPPMANSMTKTMDVFYSMAVVDNFAVLFKLIISLSGMLVIGMSLMSREIEERGRRNGEFYSLLLAMTLGMFLMAESMDLVMMYVSLELVSISSYIMAGFMKDNAKSTEASMKYVLFGAFSSGLMIYGFSILYGLTGTTNITAIRQILEGQFVMGSVNTTALWSAVLLSLVGMGYKVSAAPFHFWTPDVYEGAPIPVTALLSVASKAGGFAMLMRFLIFAMPANGQTLQPWINWPLAIAVIAALTMSLGNFSALRQSNVKRMLAYSTIAHAGYMLVGLVTIGAGQKVIGLSPGASDAGVVSIIMYLIAYLFMNLGGFYVVMLIANKIGSEEVEDYKGFAKKSPMLAVTFSLFLVSLTGIPLTVGFIGKFYIFLAILKQPQWLWLAIVMALNSVVSLYYYVRVMQAMFIKQADEQTAPLTDAADVQADGTIRFSWYSQAYIFVFLVPTIVLGVYFTPLVDLAKQAIRFFNLS
- a CDS encoding S8 family peptidase translates to MTHSIRTYSIALLLAALGTVAFAQQPQSFTKGGAVFQQNFLYIKFKPSSKIVASHLHAGTTTGFADLDRAFETIGVRDIQPFLGLDGDDPRQSDGFVKTIANIVYSNEGLSAERIESMLMTLPEVELVSRRFIFKPCYQPNDPHFTSGDQYGLNLMSVPTAWNTTKGSSSVVLAVLDEGTNYLHEDLMSNLQTNPGEMGTDSKGKDKRSNGVDDDGDGYVDNWHGWDLGSSSGADHTSTYKGDNDPMPGPNEGHGTFVAGCLAATPDNGLGVAGVGFNCHYLPIKCTADTGKNAGNISFGYEGITYAAMHGARVINCSWGGDASGATPSDIAFLNSIIDYATAHNALVVAAAGNNSANIDATPFIPASLDANVLTVGASDENDHVTGFSNYGHRVDVYAPGANIWSTEFPGNSSYGSSGGTSFSCPYTVGVAGLLASRYPNWTPKILKSQIVSTVDALKSPTDRNLYWGRVNAANALIPAKTPALVISSYSVDGTPSGTLNYLNKQYALSITFRNLLGNNGNALSVRLVQQGGYTVQQASASFGALNTDATANGVFKFTRDSSDDGMQLPMVFYVTDGAKYKDSLYLTLEITGDNVWVDTTKPNLSINSYSIDGKTNGSLDYINKQYDLSVTFKNTGGAANFTATLLPKSGYTVHSTAVSLGTIASGGTKSGDFLFVRDTTDNGKQLPMDIQVQSSDYSATLHLTVSITGDNVYVDAVPTVSGNRTSDLRVSPNPASTVAMAYFNLAGESRVAISISDMLGRTVGSYDAGVFAAGANRWELPVAGLASGVYIVRLQTGEGDILVSRVVIK